A portion of the Paenibacillus sp. PvR098 genome contains these proteins:
- a CDS encoding MBL fold metallo-hydrolase — translation MTTTANLQGMNAKDLTRFVLDKKELFILDVRNESDFNDWKIEGESIEIINIPYFDLLEGVDSALDKIPADKQVLVVCAKEGSSIFVAEQLIGAGRSQVYYLEGGMKSWSEYLEPVKIGDLKDGGSIYQFVRIGKGCLSYMVVSNGEAAIVDTLRMTDVFESFAKENGLTIKHTMDTHLHADHISGGRSLAEKVGATYWLPPKDAADVVFPYEKLEDAKEITVGNTHIKIQPVYSPGHTIGSTSLIVDDQYLLTGDILFIESIGRPDLAGQAEDWVGDLRHTLYNRYKELSNDLIVLPAHFGKISELGEGGKVSARLGDLYQKNPGLNIQDEAEFRRTVTSNLPQHPNSYQEIRQTNMGKIQPTNEEQREMEVGPNRCAIHDK, via the coding sequence ATGACTACGACAGCCAATTTGCAGGGAATGAATGCGAAAGATCTTACGCGATTTGTCCTCGATAAGAAAGAACTATTCATTCTGGATGTTCGCAACGAAAGTGATTTTAACGACTGGAAAATTGAAGGGGAAAGCATTGAAATCATCAATATCCCGTATTTCGATTTGCTGGAGGGAGTAGATTCCGCTCTCGACAAGATCCCGGCGGATAAGCAGGTGCTGGTTGTTTGCGCCAAAGAGGGTTCCTCCATATTCGTAGCTGAACAGCTAATAGGAGCCGGCCGGAGCCAAGTATATTATCTTGAGGGCGGTATGAAATCCTGGAGTGAATATCTGGAGCCCGTAAAAATCGGTGATTTAAAGGACGGCGGTTCGATCTATCAGTTCGTTCGCATCGGCAAGGGCTGTCTCTCTTATATGGTGGTTTCCAATGGTGAGGCCGCTATTGTGGATACGCTTAGAATGACCGACGTGTTTGAAAGTTTCGCGAAAGAAAACGGGCTGACGATTAAACACACGATGGATACACATCTGCACGCAGACCATATCTCCGGGGGAAGAAGTTTAGCTGAGAAAGTTGGAGCAACCTACTGGCTGCCTCCAAAAGATGCTGCAGATGTCGTCTTCCCATATGAAAAACTAGAGGACGCTAAAGAAATCACGGTTGGGAACACCCACATTAAAATCCAACCTGTGTATTCACCGGGGCATACGATTGGGAGTACATCGCTCATCGTTGATGATCAGTATTTGCTCACAGGAGACATTTTATTTATCGAATCCATCGGTCGTCCAGACTTGGCAGGGCAAGCAGAAGATTGGGTAGGAGATTTACGTCACACCTTGTACAACCGATATAAAGAGCTTTCCAACGATTTAATCGTACTTCCTGCTCACTTTGGCAAAATATCTGAGCTTGGTGAAGGCGGTAAGGTATCCGCTCGTTTGGGAGACTTGTATCAAAAGAACCCAGGGTTAAACATACAGGATGAAGCAGAATTTCGACGTACGGTAACGAGTAATTTGCCGCAGCATCCTAACTCGTATCAGGAAATTCGTCAAACCAATATGGGCAAAATCCAACCAACAAATGAAGAGCAGCGTGAAATGGAAGTTGGTCCAAACCGCTGTGCGATTCACGATAAATAA
- a CDS encoding sulfurtransferase TusA family protein, protein MQTNIVVDTKGMACPMPIVKAKKAMDGLKAGQIMEVLSTDKGSVNDFQAWVKQTKNELIKHEEDNGVYKFFVRKL, encoded by the coding sequence ATGCAAACGAATATTGTTGTCGATACCAAAGGAATGGCTTGTCCGATGCCCATTGTGAAGGCGAAAAAAGCGATGGATGGTTTGAAAGCTGGACAAATTATGGAGGTTCTTTCTACGGATAAAGGCTCAGTGAACGATTTTCAGGCCTGGGTCAAACAAACCAAAAATGAACTGATTAAACACGAGGAAGATAACGGCGTTTATAAGTTTTTCGTCAGAAAACTGTAA
- a CDS encoding DsrE/DsrF/DrsH-like family protein has protein sequence METKEQTTIVLFSGDLDKAIAAFIIANGAAAYDHDVTIFFTFWGLNTLRKDEVVKTNKGILEKAFGWMMPRGANKLGLSKMNFAGAGPQMIKHVMKKHNALTLPQLIELAQEQGVKLVACTMTMDLLGLQQEELIDGLEYAGVAAYLGDATNAKVNLFI, from the coding sequence ATGGAAACAAAAGAACAAACAACGATCGTGTTGTTCAGCGGTGATTTAGATAAAGCCATAGCGGCCTTCATTATTGCTAACGGGGCTGCAGCATATGATCATGACGTGACGATCTTCTTTACATTTTGGGGGCTAAATACACTTCGTAAAGATGAGGTTGTGAAAACCAATAAAGGTATTCTTGAAAAAGCATTCGGATGGATGATGCCGCGGGGAGCAAATAAATTAGGGCTGTCTAAGATGAATTTTGCAGGGGCGGGTCCCCAAATGATTAAGCACGTTATGAAAAAACACAATGCCTTGACCCTCCCGCAGCTGATTGAGTTAGCGCAAGAGCAAGGGGTTAAATTGGTCGCCTGCACGATGACGATGGATCTGCTGGGTTTACAGCAAGAGGAGTTAATAGATGGTTTGGAGTATGCAGGGGTAGCTGCTTATTTGGGAGATGCCACGAACGCCAAGGTAAACCTGTTTATCTAA
- a CDS encoding rhodanese-like domain-containing protein, with amino-acid sequence MSIVLVLLAVGILWLLRSVWPVNGLTFVDTRILEGTQEEMTTMKIIDVRDEADYQINHYPGSINISLGRLPFVWRKELSPEEPVLILADSRRKSLKAARVLQSNGFSQLYALHRVYCP; translated from the coding sequence ATGTCTATTGTACTCGTTCTGTTGGCCGTCGGTATATTATGGCTACTACGAAGTGTCTGGCCTGTAAACGGATTGACCTTCGTAGATACGAGGATATTAGAGGGAACACAGGAAGAAATGACGACTATGAAAATAATCGATGTCCGGGATGAGGCAGATTATCAGATAAATCACTATCCCGGTTCGATCAATATATCGTTAGGCCGTTTACCGTTCGTCTGGAGAAAGGAGCTTTCGCCAGAGGAGCCTGTTCTTATCCTCGCCGATAGCCGCCGCAAAAGCTTAAAAGCTGCTCGCGTACTCCAAAGCAACGGTTTCTCTCAGTTGTATGCGCTGCACAGAGTATATTGTCCTTAA
- a CDS encoding metal-sensitive transcriptional regulator produces the protein MMKYDESVLRRVKRMEGQVRGILKMMEEAKDCKDVVAQLSAVRSAADKAMAYIVAVNLEQCILEEKEKGKETGKIVQEAVELLVKSR, from the coding sequence ATGATGAAATATGATGAGAGCGTCCTCCGGCGGGTTAAACGCATGGAAGGACAAGTTCGTGGTATTCTTAAAATGATGGAAGAGGCAAAAGATTGCAAAGATGTCGTAGCGCAGCTCTCTGCTGTACGCAGTGCCGCGGATAAAGCGATGGCCTATATTGTAGCCGTCAATTTGGAGCAATGCATTTTGGAGGAAAAGGAAAAAGGAAAAGAAACGGGCAAGATTGTTCAGGAAGCTGTTGAATTGTTAGTGAAAAGTCGATAA
- a CDS encoding rhodanese-like domain-containing protein — translation MMDISTLINIVSVILLIWFAYTRFGPIRGLRTLRDEDFRKEIESSSNRVLVDVREPHEFKGGYIPGAKNIPLSQFNRRLAEIPQDKDVLLYCRSGMRSKQAARMLGKKGYSKLAHLQGGISAWSGKLSK, via the coding sequence ATGATGGACATCAGTACACTTATTAATATTGTTTCAGTTATCCTGCTTATCTGGTTTGCTTATACAAGGTTTGGTCCCATAAGGGGTTTAAGAACCTTGAGGGATGAGGATTTTCGCAAGGAGATAGAAAGCTCCTCCAATCGAGTGCTGGTTGATGTCCGTGAACCGCATGAGTTTAAAGGCGGTTATATACCGGGAGCTAAAAATATACCGTTATCCCAGTTCAATCGACGCTTGGCGGAAATTCCGCAGGATAAGGATGTGCTTCTCTACTGTAGAAGCGGGATGAGGAGTAAACAAGCAGCGCGTATGTTGGGGAAGAAAGGCTATTCCAAGCTGGCGCATTTACAAGGTGGAATTAGTGCCTGGAGCGGAAAGCTTTCTAAATAA
- a CDS encoding class I SAM-dependent methyltransferase has product MSERRFNPAKMAKLDNPERRKAFPPEKILSLLEIKETDAVLDLGAGIGYFTLPAAALTSGKVYALDVEEQMLEVLKQRVNDQHLNNVELVEGVIENIPLENGQVDKIIASLVLHEVDPLSKGLQEIHRVLKSEGLILCLEWEKKPMEQGPPLHHRIHSDDMKKTLEDHGLNIVTLMFPTEQHYLIVAQKV; this is encoded by the coding sequence ATGTCTGAACGTCGTTTTAATCCAGCCAAGATGGCAAAATTGGACAATCCGGAACGTAGAAAGGCGTTTCCTCCGGAAAAGATTTTATCTTTGCTCGAAATCAAGGAAACTGACGCAGTATTGGATCTTGGTGCTGGAATCGGCTACTTTACGTTACCTGCTGCAGCTCTAACTTCTGGCAAGGTTTATGCCCTGGATGTAGAAGAGCAGATGCTTGAAGTTCTGAAGCAGCGCGTAAACGACCAGCATTTGAATAATGTGGAATTGGTTGAAGGCGTCATTGAAAACATTCCATTGGAAAACGGTCAAGTGGATAAAATCATCGCGTCTCTTGTACTGCACGAAGTAGATCCGCTTTCCAAGGGGCTGCAGGAAATTCATCGCGTATTGAAATCGGAAGGGCTCATCTTATGCTTGGAATGGGAAAAGAAACCGATGGAGCAAGGACCTCCGCTTCATCATCGCATTCATTCGGACGATATGAAAAAAACATTGGAGGACCATGGATTGAACATCGTCACTTTGATGTTTCCTACGGAGCAGCATTACCTGATCGTCGCGCAAAAAGTATAG
- the greA gene encoding transcription elongation factor GreA, which yields MSNDQVIMTQEGLEKVEEELRELKTVKRKELAERLKVAISYGDLKENSEYHSAKDDQAFMETRILTLERMLKNARVVDVDSMSLNEVSVGSVVILNDIEFAEKIEYRIVGPAEANVAENKISYESPLGKELLGKKAGDKINVNAPIGILQYELLEIKMN from the coding sequence ATGAGCAATGATCAAGTGATTATGACGCAAGAGGGTTTGGAGAAAGTAGAGGAGGAGCTCCGGGAGCTCAAGACCGTCAAGCGTAAGGAGTTAGCCGAGAGGTTGAAAGTGGCGATCAGTTATGGGGATCTCAAGGAAAACAGCGAATATCATTCTGCTAAGGATGATCAGGCCTTTATGGAAACGAGGATCCTGACGCTGGAACGCATGTTAAAAAACGCTCGGGTCGTGGATGTGGACAGCATGAGCTTGAACGAAGTTAGCGTAGGTTCTGTGGTGATCCTAAATGATATCGAATTCGCAGAAAAGATCGAATACCGTATTGTCGGTCCGGCCGAGGCGAATGTGGCGGAAAACAAAATCTCTTACGAAAGTCCGCTAGGAAAAGAGCTTTTGGGTAAAAAAGCAGGAGACAAGATTAACGTGAACGCCCCAATAGGCATCCTTCAATATGAGCTGCTTGAAATTAAAATGAACTAA
- a CDS encoding class I SAM-dependent methyltransferase → MAEMLYQMVSVLMVAFVFLAVVSVVYVSWKNGISPMPSSAPVRRTVADEINLLKCHDTIVEAGSGWGTLALHLLRRCSVKQLIGIENSFIPLWISRAAARLAFRFMPKSFAASQASITFIRGDIYTYPYETADVVVCYLYPGAMKRLSTIFGERLVPGARVISVCFALPGYRPERVVTCGDLYRTKVYVYTLKANG, encoded by the coding sequence ATGGCTGAAATGCTTTATCAAATGGTATCCGTTCTTATGGTAGCCTTCGTATTTCTTGCGGTGGTGTCCGTAGTCTATGTAAGCTGGAAGAACGGGATATCGCCCATGCCCTCATCGGCCCCGGTTCGACGTACTGTGGCGGATGAGATTAACCTGCTCAAGTGTCACGACACCATCGTGGAAGCGGGCTCAGGGTGGGGGACGCTTGCCCTGCATCTGCTGCGTCGTTGTTCCGTAAAGCAGCTAATCGGGATTGAAAATTCCTTCATACCGTTGTGGATTTCCCGCGCTGCCGCCCGGCTTGCCTTCCGTTTCATGCCGAAATCATTCGCAGCTTCCCAAGCCTCCATCACATTCATCCGAGGGGACATTTACACCTATCCGTATGAGACTGCTGATGTGGTAGTCTGCTACTTATATCCCGGGGCCATGAAGCGGCTGAGCACGATCTTCGGCGAGCGGCTGGTGCCTGGCGCGCGAGTCATTAGCGTTTGCTTTGCTTTGCCCGGATACCGGCCAGAGCGAGTAGTTACCTGTGGAGATCTATATCGCACTAAGGTTTATGTGTATACTTTGAAGGCCAATGGCTGA
- a CDS encoding DMT family transporter: MVLCAAICWAFSGIAAQLFFQHFISTPGLLVSIRLLSAGSIMILLQCLFQGSKSAFSVWSHKKDRLTLLVFGFIGMLGVQYTFFAAIHHGNAATATLLQYLGPIFIIVFVSLRLRRRPGSRELIAFLLALIGIFFMTTSGSIHSLTITKEAFSWGIISALAAAFYTLYPAKLLKAWGPVSVVGWSMIIGGIGLSMFHPPWQFDWSQGSLLMFFMLAFIVLIGTITPFYLFLDSLRFVTPAQASILGSAEPLTAVLVTTVFLHTPMDLIQLLGSLCIIVSVLVLAFRSARKDFPGNHSTAV; this comes from the coding sequence ATGGTTCTATGCGCCGCAATCTGCTGGGCGTTTTCCGGAATCGCAGCACAGCTCTTTTTCCAGCACTTCATTTCAACGCCAGGCTTGTTAGTCTCTATTCGTTTGCTGTCCGCCGGCAGCATCATGATCCTGCTGCAATGCTTATTTCAGGGATCCAAAAGCGCTTTCTCCGTTTGGTCACATAAAAAGGATCGGCTAACCTTACTTGTTTTTGGGTTTATCGGGATGCTGGGCGTTCAATACACTTTTTTTGCCGCGATTCACCATGGCAATGCGGCTACTGCCACCTTGCTGCAGTATTTAGGGCCTATCTTCATCATCGTCTTTGTCTCGCTGCGCCTGCGACGAAGACCGGGAAGCAGAGAGCTCATTGCGTTCCTATTAGCGCTGATCGGGATTTTCTTCATGACGACGAGCGGCTCTATCCATTCTTTAACGATTACGAAGGAAGCGTTTTCGTGGGGGATTATCTCCGCATTAGCCGCGGCTTTCTATACTTTATACCCTGCGAAGCTATTGAAAGCATGGGGACCGGTTTCCGTTGTCGGATGGAGTATGATTATCGGGGGCATCGGACTTAGTATGTTTCACCCTCCTTGGCAATTCGACTGGAGCCAGGGATCCTTGCTCATGTTTTTCATGCTCGCATTTATCGTGCTCATAGGCACCATCACGCCATTCTATCTGTTTCTGGACAGCCTTCGGTTCGTCACACCGGCTCAGGCCAGCATCCTCGGCAGCGCCGAGCCATTAACCGCCGTATTGGTGACCACCGTGTTTTTGCATACGCCTATGGATTTGATACAGCTCCTTGGCAGCCTTTGCATCATCGTATCTGTCCTTGTGTTAGCGTTTCGTTCGGCACGCAAGGATTTCCCGGGCAATCATTCAACCGCCGTCTAA
- a CDS encoding glycerol-3-phosphate responsive antiterminator codes for MRRWIFVKSYPIIASVTKEEQISELLNSSVKRVNLMAGHIGNLESIIRQIHETGKQVYVHLEMVSGLGRDSHTVEYRQSNLRWTAS; via the coding sequence ATGAGGAGGTGGATATTCGTGAAAAGTTATCCGATCATCGCATCGGTCACAAAAGAGGAGCAAATTTCCGAATTATTGAACAGCAGCGTGAAGCGAGTCAATCTGATGGCGGGACATATCGGCAATCTGGAATCGATCATTAGGCAAATTCATGAAACGGGGAAGCAGGTATACGTCCATTTGGAGATGGTTTCGGGCTTGGGCAGAGATTCGCACACCGTGGAGTACCGGCAAAGCAATTTAAGGTGGACGGCATCGTAA
- a CDS encoding ATP-dependent helicase, with protein sequence MEASEDFFSRKNKETGVSLNQVQKQAVLQTEGALLLLASPGSGKTTTIIMRIGYLIEERRVAPSRIKAVTFSRASAADMKERFTRFFPDLPPVDFSTIHSFAFEVVREHFRKTGTAYQIIEGDIDLGEQVDFDSDNPPLHKKLIIRHLFKTMAGDNITDDQMDELTTYISYIKNKMIPMEEWSLVKCDVKNAEQILREYEAFKRSGSDKLLIDYDDMLTIGNEVLERDTILLRKVQQRYDYVLTDESQDTSLVQHAIIEKLVRKHGNLCVVADDDQSIYSWRGAEPSYLLNFKQSYPRAVTLFMEQNYRSSKDIVHAANQFIKRNKSRYDKNMFTRNPPHKPIKIRSLADYQYQAKHLVQEIQKVENLRDLAVLYRNNSSSITLMNEFDRAGIPFYMKDADIRFFSHWVVKDILNFMRMTFTDKRVDIMEEIHTKINGYITKQQMAALKEIHNNESVFDNLLNYVQLKDYQRKQLQECKETLQQMKGIPPLDAIRGIRRKLGYEKAIEKLSERLGFSKEYLIGILNTLEEIANSLETMEEFAKRLKYLESVMKTSKFNKNHNVVTFSTLHSAKGLEFERVYMIDLIDGIIPSNEDMDKNRNGNPSFMEEAVRLFYVGMTRAKIDLELITYKERDGEKVKESPFISNVRSIVDPPKPTHSEKKASVKPHNPRAIRHKDELRLGSIVGHRVFGLGEIIKIDEDRIHVRFSVGDKILSIQICLETEVLEPAD encoded by the coding sequence ATGGAAGCAAGTGAAGATTTTTTCAGTAGAAAGAATAAAGAAACCGGTGTTTCTTTAAATCAAGTCCAGAAGCAGGCTGTTCTTCAAACGGAGGGGGCATTGCTTCTTTTGGCGTCACCGGGTTCGGGGAAGACAACCACGATCATTATGCGGATCGGTTATCTCATTGAAGAGAGAAGAGTAGCGCCGTCGCGGATCAAGGCGGTTACCTTCAGTCGCGCTTCAGCGGCGGATATGAAAGAGCGGTTCACGCGCTTTTTCCCCGACCTTCCTCCAGTTGATTTCTCGACCATTCACAGCTTTGCCTTCGAGGTCGTCCGGGAGCATTTTCGCAAAACGGGAACGGCCTATCAAATCATTGAGGGAGATATCGATTTAGGGGAACAGGTCGATTTTGATTCCGACAATCCGCCTTTGCATAAGAAGCTCATTATCCGACATTTGTTCAAAACGATGGCTGGGGACAACATCACAGATGATCAAATGGACGAGCTCACCACGTATATCAGCTATATCAAAAATAAAATGATCCCTATGGAAGAATGGTCGCTCGTGAAGTGTGACGTGAAGAATGCCGAGCAGATTCTGCGGGAATATGAGGCATTTAAACGTTCAGGCTCGGACAAGCTGCTGATCGATTACGATGATATGCTAACCATAGGAAATGAGGTTCTGGAGCGGGACACGATACTGTTACGTAAGGTTCAGCAGCGGTACGATTATGTGCTTACGGATGAAAGCCAGGATACTTCACTGGTGCAGCACGCCATCATAGAAAAGCTGGTCCGTAAGCATGGCAATCTTTGCGTCGTAGCCGATGATGATCAATCGATCTACAGCTGGAGAGGTGCTGAGCCTTCCTATCTGTTGAACTTCAAGCAATCCTATCCGCGGGCCGTTACTTTGTTTATGGAACAGAACTACAGGTCATCTAAAGACATAGTGCATGCAGCCAATCAATTTATTAAACGGAACAAAAGCCGGTATGACAAAAACATGTTTACCCGGAATCCGCCTCATAAGCCGATTAAAATCAGGAGTTTAGCCGATTATCAATATCAGGCTAAGCACTTGGTTCAGGAGATCCAGAAGGTGGAGAACCTTCGAGATCTGGCGGTGCTGTACCGAAATAACTCTTCTTCCATTACCCTGATGAACGAATTTGATCGGGCGGGGATTCCTTTTTATATGAAGGATGCCGATATTCGATTTTTCTCACATTGGGTAGTGAAGGACATCTTAAACTTCATGCGGATGACCTTTACGGACAAGCGTGTGGATATCATGGAAGAGATTCACACCAAGATCAACGGATATATAACCAAACAACAAATGGCGGCACTAAAGGAAATCCATAATAATGAATCCGTCTTTGACAATTTACTGAATTACGTCCAGCTGAAGGATTACCAGCGTAAACAACTGCAGGAGTGCAAAGAGACCCTCCAGCAAATGAAAGGCATTCCCCCGCTTGATGCCATACGAGGAATCCGAAGAAAATTGGGATACGAGAAAGCCATCGAAAAGTTGAGTGAGAGACTGGGGTTCAGTAAAGAGTATTTGATCGGGATATTGAACACGCTGGAAGAGATTGCAAACAGCCTCGAGACCATGGAGGAGTTTGCGAAGCGGTTAAAGTACTTGGAATCGGTGATGAAGACATCAAAGTTCAATAAGAATCACAATGTGGTGACGTTCTCCACTCTTCACAGTGCGAAGGGTTTGGAGTTTGAGCGGGTTTATATGATTGATCTGATCGACGGCATCATACCTTCGAATGAAGACATGGATAAAAATAGAAATGGTAATCCATCTTTTATGGAGGAGGCCGTCCGGTTATTTTACGTTGGAATGACACGGGCAAAAATAGACTTGGAGCTGATCACTTACAAAGAACGGGACGGCGAGAAAGTAAAAGAGTCCCCATTTATTTCGAATGTTCGCAGCATTGTTGATCCTCCAAAGCCAACACACTCAGAGAAGAAAGCATCGGTAAAACCACACAATCCGAGAGCCATCCGACATAAGGATGAATTGAGGTTAGGCAGCATCGTAGGGCACCGGGTTTTTGGTCTGGGAGAAATCATCAAAATCGATGAAGATCGAATTCATGTCCGTTTTTCGGTTGGCGATAAAATCCTATCCATCCAAATATGCCTGGAAACAGAAGTGTTAGAACCGGCGGATTAG
- a CDS encoding LysR family transcriptional regulator — protein MNLEQLEYLVEVARTGSISTTAHNLHVSQSAISKSILRLEQDLGVTLFTRSRTGAIPTSVGKQLVSKAEEIIDKLQDFKEIVEEHSSNADKTIKLATVPMFLVILSQSLELLMNDNQHTQIDITEKSSKEIIHDVRQHMIDVGFMVLNNELKSDKELDYKVLMEAKTYVCVNKNSPLAGKEYLTPEDVIDERIVIYNGSIKEWFSYYFDHNESFKYSIITNNIETIKGSIAKGSAISFLSELTIKNHDFLTTGDIVAIPLLLHGNQIKMQIAWVKLKKNKFSTASKQLLKHLKHQIDSLSN, from the coding sequence GTGAACCTTGAACAACTGGAGTATTTAGTCGAAGTAGCAAGAACCGGTTCCATCTCAACCACTGCACATAATCTTCACGTATCTCAATCCGCGATTAGCAAGTCGATTCTTCGCTTGGAGCAGGATTTGGGCGTAACCTTGTTTACGCGATCACGGACGGGGGCCATCCCTACGTCTGTGGGGAAGCAGTTGGTTAGCAAAGCGGAAGAAATTATAGATAAGCTGCAAGATTTTAAAGAAATCGTCGAGGAACACAGTTCAAATGCCGATAAAACCATCAAATTGGCTACCGTGCCTATGTTTCTGGTCATTTTATCCCAATCCTTAGAATTATTGATGAATGATAATCAACACACTCAAATCGATATTACGGAGAAAAGCTCCAAAGAAATCATCCATGATGTCAGACAACATATGATTGATGTCGGCTTTATGGTTCTTAATAACGAGCTAAAGAGCGATAAAGAATTGGATTATAAGGTTTTGATGGAAGCCAAGACGTATGTTTGCGTCAACAAAAACTCCCCGCTAGCCGGAAAAGAGTATTTGACTCCCGAGGATGTCATCGACGAAAGAATTGTCATTTACAACGGAAGCATAAAAGAGTGGTTCAGTTATTACTTTGATCATAATGAGTCGTTCAAGTACTCGATTATTACCAATAACATCGAAACGATCAAAGGAAGCATCGCCAAAGGCTCCGCCATCAGCTTTTTATCTGAACTCACGATCAAAAATCATGATTTCTTAACCACCGGTGACATTGTAGCCATTCCGTTATTACTGCACGGCAATCAAATCAAAATGCAGATTGCATGGGTGAAATTAAAAAAGAACAAGTTCTCCACAGCTTCCAAACAATTGTTAAAACATCTAAAACACCAAATTGATAGCCTTTCTAATTAA
- a CDS encoding NAD(P)H-quinone oxidoreductase, with the protein MKAVLVEELTYRLYIGQAEEPVPGDDDLLVSVKATALNRADLLQRRGKYPPPEGASTILGLEMAGIVEKVGRNVQGWKEGDRVCALLPGGGYAEKVVIPAGVAIPIPNSFSYEEAAAIPEAYLTAFLNLSVLGKVSAGDHVLIHAAASGVGTSAIQLVREMGGISIATAGSMEKLEICESLGAQHLINYKKEDFSKKIAEVTSAKGVQVILDPVGASYWEQNLQSISVDGRWLLIGGMGGYQIEKLNLQVLLRKRIQLIGSTLRTRSVENKIDLTQQFIRFSEEKFNSGKLVPVIDQVFSWRDVMKAHEYMEQNKNIGKMVLSIDE; encoded by the coding sequence TTGAAAGCTGTATTGGTAGAAGAGCTGACATACCGATTATACATTGGACAAGCAGAGGAGCCTGTGCCCGGCGATGATGATTTGCTCGTTTCCGTTAAAGCGACGGCGTTAAACCGTGCTGACCTGCTTCAAAGGAGGGGGAAATATCCACCTCCCGAGGGGGCCTCAACCATACTTGGGTTAGAAATGGCAGGGATTGTAGAGAAGGTGGGCCGGAATGTTCAGGGCTGGAAAGAGGGAGACAGGGTTTGCGCTCTCCTGCCGGGCGGCGGTTATGCAGAAAAAGTGGTCATCCCGGCAGGCGTGGCGATCCCGATTCCCAATTCATTCTCCTATGAGGAAGCGGCTGCCATCCCGGAGGCTTATTTGACGGCTTTTTTGAATTTGTCGGTATTGGGCAAGGTATCGGCCGGGGATCATGTTCTTATCCATGCTGCGGCAAGCGGTGTCGGAACGTCTGCGATTCAACTGGTCAGGGAAATGGGCGGCATATCGATAGCGACGGCAGGCTCAATGGAAAAATTAGAGATCTGCGAAAGCCTGGGTGCCCAGCATCTGATCAATTACAAAAAGGAAGATTTCTCTAAAAAAATAGCGGAAGTGACCTCTGCTAAAGGGGTACAGGTCATTCTGGATCCGGTGGGCGCCTCGTATTGGGAGCAGAATCTGCAATCCATCAGCGTAGATGGCCGATGGCTGCTCATTGGCGGCATGGGGGGATATCAGATTGAAAAGCTCAACCTACAGGTGCTTTTAAGAAAGAGAATCCAGCTTATCGGTTCGACTTTGCGTACACGATCGGTGGAGAATAAGATCGATTTGACGCAGCAATTCATCCGTTTCTCTGAAGAGAAATTCAACAGTGGAAAGCTGGTCCCCGTCATTGATCAAGTATTCAGCTGGAGAGATGTCATGAAGGCGCATGAATATATGGAGCAGAACAAAAATATCGGAAAAATGGTGTTAAGTATCGATGAATAA